A stretch of Faecalibacterium duncaniae DNA encodes these proteins:
- a CDS encoding MATE family efflux transporter, producing the protein MAQTILEEKKKSRLMTEGSIWKSILLFSVPLILGNMLQQLYNTADSIIVGNFVGSNALAAVGSSGSPIFLLIGFSQGIAVGAGVVVSQFLGAKDSEGAHTAVHTSLALSAILGAILTVCGIAVSRALLTAMNTPAEVLEDAVLYMRLYFGGVLFSVVYNMAAGILNAAGNSKRSLLYLGVASITNIVLDLVLIAGCKMGVAGAAIATDISQLVSCVLSLRFLMRVEDDYRVTAKEVRVHKKMAVRIIKVGLPTGIQNMVISLSNVLVQVSVNGYGAAAMAGFAAYMKVDGFNILPVLSFSMAATTFVGQNFGAGKIDRVKKGTFVTLGMCIVYTILTGILLLVFQDSIMHLFTGDETVIAYGKICMLYFCPFYWMLGILQGLAGTVRGTGKSVPPMVVLLISLCLFRIVWIQFALPLFAGIEGVLLVYPVSWAVGAVLMVLYAWKGKWMQLPEAIS; encoded by the coding sequence ATGGCACAGACGATTTTAGAAGAAAAGAAAAAATCACGGCTAATGACAGAGGGCAGCATCTGGAAGAGCATTCTGCTCTTCTCGGTGCCGCTGATCCTGGGCAACATGCTGCAGCAGCTGTACAACACCGCCGATTCCATCATCGTGGGCAACTTTGTGGGCAGCAACGCGCTGGCAGCCGTCGGCTCCAGCGGCTCGCCCATCTTCCTGCTCATCGGGTTCAGCCAGGGTATTGCCGTGGGTGCCGGTGTCGTGGTGTCCCAGTTTCTGGGAGCCAAGGACAGCGAGGGCGCGCACACTGCGGTGCACACCTCGCTGGCCCTTTCGGCCATTCTGGGTGCGATCCTGACCGTGTGCGGCATTGCCGTCAGCCGTGCCCTGCTCACCGCCATGAACACCCCCGCAGAGGTGCTGGAGGATGCGGTGCTCTATATGCGGCTCTATTTTGGTGGTGTGCTGTTCAGCGTGGTGTATAACATGGCGGCCGGTATCCTGAACGCCGCCGGCAACTCCAAGCGGAGCCTGCTTTACCTGGGCGTTGCCTCCATCACCAACATCGTCCTCGACCTTGTCCTGATCGCCGGATGCAAGATGGGCGTGGCCGGTGCGGCCATTGCCACCGATATCAGCCAGCTGGTGTCCTGTGTGCTCTCCCTGCGGTTTCTGATGCGGGTGGAGGACGATTACCGCGTGACGGCAAAGGAAGTGCGCGTGCACAAAAAGATGGCGGTCCGCATCATCAAGGTGGGCCTGCCCACCGGCATCCAGAACATGGTCATCTCCCTTTCCAATGTGCTGGTGCAGGTCAGCGTCAACGGCTATGGTGCCGCTGCCATGGCAGGCTTTGCCGCCTATATGAAGGTGGATGGCTTCAACATTCTGCCTGTGCTGAGCTTCAGCATGGCGGCCACCACCTTTGTGGGCCAGAACTTTGGTGCGGGCAAGATCGACCGTGTCAAAAAGGGCACCTTTGTCACCCTGGGCATGTGCATCGTTTACACCATCCTGACCGGTATCCTGCTGCTCGTCTTCCAGGATTCCATCATGCACCTGTTCACCGGCGATGAAACGGTCATTGCCTACGGCAAGATCTGTATGCTCTATTTCTGCCCCTTCTACTGGATGCTGGGCATCCTGCAGGGCCTTGCCGGTACGGTGCGCGGCACCGGCAAGAGCGTGCCGCCCATGGTGGTGCTGCTGATCTCCCTGTGCCTGTTCCGTATTGTCTGGATCCAGTTTGCCCTGCCCCTGTTTGCAGGCATTGAGGGTGTGCTGTTGGTCTACCCGGTGTCCTGGGCTGTGGGTGCAGTGTTGATGGTGCTCTACGCCTGGAAGGGCAAATGGATGCAGCTGCCGGAAGCAATTTCGTAA
- a CDS encoding glycosyltransferase codes for MYNNYTPLQQRQLALQEYSNTQSTYLLVYAPVRSTALKATLTDQLHRKFRLVDRLGGELTASVDGVLLAAEDVELMSTALMYFAKALQDGADYVVCNAVFGFGGATALYQSQPLQAQNRCAVVSRTLLERCRAAAHDPENVPELLALAAQLCTKPTLIQQALLHYERGICAEDAFSAHGKRAFIMSHVLDMTGAPIVLVSAVPVLRSMGYEVLVLGPSDGGSLHLFLDAGASVITRSSCRNVSDAWGMALCADFVIANTVVMARAVRALSGTAVPVLWWLHDAFAGYPHIAHQIPTQLGENVRVYSVGSHAANAMHAVRPEFEIRPLIYGLPDYAAENFVRTDLGYNHGRPLFATVGSFERRKGHDIFCKAIRLLPPEVREKAAFLFVGQAADKEMMDSVRALTADYPENVYYCKRLTRDEIKSLMEQCTGLVCASRDDPMPTFVTEGLIFGKPSIVSEHTGTAGLISEGQNGFVYHDDDPQQLAVLLEHAIEHPEELASMRTECRKMYEQYYSKEAFEQTLRAAVEDLTAKK; via the coding sequence ATGTATAACAATTACACCCCCCTGCAGCAGCGTCAGCTGGCCCTGCAGGAGTACAGCAACACCCAGAGCACCTATCTGCTGGTCTACGCACCGGTCCGCAGCACGGCCCTGAAAGCCACCCTGACTGACCAGCTCCACCGCAAGTTCCGGTTGGTGGACCGGCTGGGCGGGGAGCTGACCGCAAGCGTGGACGGCGTGCTTCTGGCCGCCGAGGACGTGGAGCTGATGTCCACCGCCCTGATGTACTTTGCCAAAGCCCTGCAGGATGGGGCGGATTACGTCGTCTGCAACGCTGTGTTCGGCTTTGGCGGGGCGACTGCCCTCTATCAGAGCCAGCCGCTGCAGGCGCAGAACCGCTGCGCCGTGGTCAGCCGCACCCTGCTGGAGCGCTGCCGCGCCGCCGCCCATGACCCCGAAAATGTGCCCGAGCTGCTGGCGCTGGCCGCGCAGCTCTGCACTAAGCCCACTCTCATTCAGCAGGCCCTGCTCCACTACGAGCGCGGCATCTGCGCCGAGGATGCGTTTTCGGCCCATGGCAAACGTGCCTTTATTATGAGCCATGTGCTGGATATGACCGGTGCGCCCATCGTGCTGGTGAGTGCCGTGCCGGTGCTGCGCAGCATGGGGTATGAGGTACTTGTGCTGGGCCCCAGTGATGGCGGCTCCCTGCATCTCTTCCTGGATGCCGGGGCCTCGGTCATCACCCGGTCGTCCTGCCGCAATGTCTCCGATGCCTGGGGCATGGCTCTCTGTGCCGACTTCGTCATCGCCAACACGGTGGTCATGGCCCGGGCTGTCCGTGCCCTGAGCGGCACCGCCGTGCCGGTGCTGTGGTGGCTCCACGATGCCTTTGCAGGCTATCCCCACATTGCCCACCAGATCCCCACCCAGCTGGGAGAGAATGTCCGGGTCTACTCGGTGGGCAGCCACGCCGCCAACGCCATGCACGCCGTGCGGCCCGAGTTCGAGATCCGGCCGCTCATCTACGGCCTGCCTGATTACGCGGCAGAGAACTTTGTCCGCACCGATCTGGGCTACAACCACGGCCGCCCGCTGTTTGCCACGGTGGGCTCCTTTGAGCGCCGCAAGGGCCACGATATCTTCTGCAAGGCCATCCGCCTGCTGCCGCCCGAGGTACGGGAGAAGGCCGCCTTCCTCTTTGTGGGCCAGGCCGCTGACAAGGAGATGATGGACTCCGTCCGCGCCCTGACCGCAGACTACCCGGAAAACGTGTACTACTGCAAGCGGCTCACCCGTGACGAGATCAAGAGCCTGATGGAGCAGTGCACCGGTTTGGTCTGTGCTTCCCGCGATGATCCCATGCCCACCTTTGTCACCGAGGGTCTGATCTTCGGCAAGCCATCCATCGTATCGGAGCACACCGGCACCGCCGGGCTCATCTCCGAGGGGCAGAACGGCTTCGTTTACCACGACGACGACCCGCAGCAGCTGGCTGTCCTGCTGGAGCACGCCATTGAACACCCGGAAGAACTGGCCTCCATGCGGACAGAATGCCGCAAAATGTACGAGCAGTATTATTCCAAGGAGGCTTTTGAGCAGACGCTCCGGGCTGCTGTGGAAGATCTGACAGCGAAAAAGTAA
- a CDS encoding HD-GYP domain-containing protein, which produces MECTQAEAFEQYIRDLRVVRSISRPSFPEGKAPTAVLEEIQTNALRCNALMRQNEALLAQFVYDRDPASLTEEDIQGLSAFAGRLFNYANSEDMGVAFKVHQLLLAAARSREDVPMIVRELYYTGITLHYMNVRDEGTGINLLGDAIQVYFTEAAEYMSRYEQLDRNTRQYLIRCVGNTRLGMSRGTHAESCRYLERFRRAMDIIQSAHYHALDPEFPWESYIYSMHMDRMTLLTHLRQEEDPEVARQVLESAEYIWGHKKKYKGQDARLQNWRVPYFYAAARYHAGVGSLEDVVKILLESAGSVAQDDYSAEAINRKLVLAAYLSVYAERLDEAGAQRYRATVEQVRRSADQYLEQMPASQYPRVVNSAAWELSKISTSSDETANRRMLGSILAGHKPTYVHSLMVAELTRALLQRQIETRPETLVGLLGCRSAAEVQVRREELCQTAYECGLYHDLGKCAVLMYIDNNARRLLDEEFFCIQSHPRTGADILNRMGCGRTLALAALYHHCYYNGKGGYPNDVPSCPPEIKGIVDALSVADSLDAATDNIGRCYNLAKPFRTLLEELRAQSGTRYAPNVVALFEDERFCQQLAENTDDERKRVYLQVYHAGREEK; this is translated from the coding sequence ATGGAGTGCACACAGGCAGAGGCCTTTGAACAGTATATTCGGGATCTGCGCGTTGTGCGCTCGATCTCCCGGCCCAGCTTTCCGGAGGGCAAAGCTCCCACTGCCGTGCTGGAAGAGATCCAGACCAATGCGCTGAGATGCAACGCCCTGATGCGGCAGAATGAGGCACTGCTGGCGCAGTTTGTCTACGACCGTGACCCTGCCTCCCTGACCGAAGAGGATATCCAGGGACTGAGTGCCTTTGCAGGCAGGCTGTTCAACTACGCGAACAGCGAGGATATGGGCGTGGCGTTCAAGGTGCATCAGCTGCTGCTGGCAGCGGCCCGCAGCCGGGAAGACGTGCCCATGATCGTCAGGGAGCTGTACTACACAGGCATCACCCTGCATTATATGAACGTCCGGGATGAGGGAACTGGCATCAACCTGTTGGGAGATGCGATCCAGGTCTATTTTACGGAAGCTGCTGAATACATGTCACGGTATGAACAGCTGGACAGGAATACCCGGCAGTATCTCATCCGCTGTGTGGGCAACACCCGGCTGGGGATGTCCCGCGGCACCCATGCGGAAAGCTGCCGGTATCTGGAGCGGTTCCGCCGCGCAATGGATATCATCCAGTCTGCACATTACCATGCGCTGGACCCGGAGTTCCCCTGGGAAAGCTACATCTATTCCATGCACATGGACCGCATGACCCTGCTGACCCATCTGCGGCAGGAGGAGGATCCCGAGGTGGCGCGGCAGGTGCTGGAATCGGCGGAATACATCTGGGGGCACAAGAAGAAGTACAAGGGTCAGGATGCGCGCCTGCAGAACTGGCGGGTGCCCTATTTTTACGCCGCTGCCCGCTACCATGCCGGGGTGGGCAGCCTGGAAGACGTGGTCAAGATCCTTCTGGAATCGGCGGGAAGCGTGGCGCAGGATGATTATTCTGCCGAGGCCATCAACCGGAAGCTGGTTCTGGCGGCCTATCTCTCGGTCTATGCAGAACGTCTGGACGAGGCGGGAGCACAGAGGTATCGTGCAACCGTGGAGCAGGTACGCCGTTCTGCGGATCAGTATCTGGAACAGATGCCGGCCAGCCAGTATCCCCGTGTGGTAAACTCTGCCGCTTGGGAGTTGAGCAAGATCAGCACCAGCTCAGATGAAACGGCGAACCGCCGGATGCTGGGCAGCATTCTGGCTGGGCACAAGCCGACCTATGTCCACTCGCTGATGGTGGCAGAGCTGACCCGTGCCCTGCTGCAGCGGCAAATCGAGACAAGGCCCGAAACACTGGTTGGCCTGCTGGGCTGCAGGAGCGCGGCCGAGGTGCAGGTCCGGCGGGAAGAGCTCTGCCAGACGGCCTATGAGTGCGGCCTGTACCACGACCTTGGCAAGTGTGCCGTTCTGATGTACATCGACAACAACGCCCGCCGCCTGCTGGATGAGGAGTTTTTCTGCATCCAGAGCCACCCAAGGACCGGCGCTGACATTCTGAATAGAATGGGCTGCGGAAGAACGCTGGCCCTGGCGGCGCTCTATCACCACTGCTATTACAACGGCAAGGGCGGATATCCCAATGATGTACCCTCCTGCCCGCCGGAGATCAAGGGAATCGTGGATGCGCTGAGCGTGGCGGATTCGCTGGATGCCGCCACCGATAATATCGGTCGGTGCTACAACCTTGCCAAGCCCTTCCGCACGCTGCTGGAAGAGCTGCGGGCCCAGAGCGGCACCCGCTATGCGCCCAATGTGGTCGCCCTGTTCGAGGATGAGCGTTTCTGCCAGCAGCTGGCAGAGAACACGGATGACGAGCGCAAAAGGGTGTATCTGCAGGTGTATCACGCCGGAAGGGAAGAAAAATAA
- a CDS encoding acyltransferase family protein, with product MEGTKRRAANSLGMFDLLKGVGMLTIVFAHTGELYPMGDASHINPLTFCMFAYRESLMAAFYIASGYGFRKRSIGKCIDQQFKTLFKPYIYTGIATTVFHFIIHYSLFGSLHNATYETYKVLGGFALGLPHTATYFGQLFFSCGPMWYLLSLMIAWILLDLILNIFPEQYINWAVLGTMLLGWGICITWEAPFCIGQGMVTVPALYVGHLAKKYKIFEQPLSPRLRGGMIAAALAVAALVLLTKSTDCVSMAEWTLGPVSILLDAVTGLGILSIVIWFQRRVENVVTHAIQAIGRRSLFIFCVHTVELTAIPWYLMPQKFAAHPVLGMVLQFTLSLGSTLLICELLVRRRDLKFWLTSRREQKAAEAPRRRSARTEAPERHFAAKH from the coding sequence ATGGAGGGAACCAAACGCCGTGCCGCAAATTCGCTGGGCATGTTCGATCTGCTCAAGGGTGTCGGCATGCTGACCATCGTCTTTGCCCACACCGGTGAGCTTTACCCCATGGGCGATGCCAGCCACATCAACCCGCTGACCTTTTGCATGTTCGCCTACCGCGAATCCCTGATGGCGGCCTTTTACATTGCCAGCGGCTACGGCTTCCGCAAGCGCTCCATCGGCAAGTGTATCGACCAGCAGTTCAAAACGCTGTTCAAGCCTTACATCTATACAGGCATTGCCACCACCGTGTTCCATTTTATCATCCATTACAGCCTGTTCGGCAGCCTGCACAACGCCACCTACGAGACCTACAAGGTGCTGGGCGGCTTTGCACTGGGCCTGCCCCACACGGCCACCTATTTCGGCCAGCTGTTCTTCTCCTGCGGCCCCATGTGGTATCTGCTCTCGCTGATGATCGCATGGATCCTGCTGGATCTCATCCTGAATATCTTCCCGGAGCAGTACATAAACTGGGCGGTGCTGGGTACCATGCTGTTAGGCTGGGGCATCTGCATCACCTGGGAGGCCCCTTTTTGCATCGGCCAGGGCATGGTCACTGTTCCGGCTCTGTATGTGGGACACCTTGCCAAGAAGTATAAGATCTTTGAGCAGCCCCTCTCGCCCCGTCTGCGCGGCGGGATGATCGCGGCGGCGCTGGCTGTGGCCGCACTGGTGCTTCTTACCAAGAGCACCGACTGCGTCTCGATGGCCGAGTGGACCCTCGGCCCCGTGAGCATCCTGCTGGATGCCGTAACGGGCCTGGGCATCCTTTCCATCGTCATCTGGTTCCAGCGCAGGGTGGAGAACGTTGTCACCCACGCCATCCAGGCCATTGGCCGCCGTTCGCTGTTCATCTTCTGCGTCCACACCGTGGAGCTTACGGCCATTCCCTGGTATCTGATGCCCCAGAAGTTTGCGGCTCACCCGGTGCTGGGCATGGTGCTGCAGTTCACCCTTTCGCTGGGCTCCACCCTGCTCATCTGCGAACTGCTGGTGCGCCGCCGGGACCTGAAGTTCTGGCTCACCTCCCGCCGGGAGCAGAAGGCGGCGGAAGCGCCCCGCCGGCGCAGCGCCCGCACCGAAGCGCCTGAGCGTCATTTTGCGGCAAAACACTGA
- the pflA gene encoding pyruvate formate-lyase-activating protein — protein sequence MPHCDPVGLVHSLESFGSVDGPGVRFVVFLQGCALRCKYCHNPETWSAEGGTEWSPEKLFQHVWRYRNYWGKKGGITVSGGEPLRQMDFLIKFFQLARAKGVHTALDTAGQPFQPDDPAYLAAFDTLMASTSLVILDLKEIDPEKHRQLTGRDNANILAMARHISDLGVPLWIRHVLVPGLTDNEEGLRRTADFIRSLKTVQRVEVLPYHTLGLFKWQKLGISYPLPDAVPPTAEQVRRAEELLEVAKYPG from the coding sequence ATGCCGCACTGTGATCCTGTCGGTCTCGTCCACTCGCTGGAAAGCTTCGGCTCGGTGGACGGGCCGGGTGTCAGGTTCGTTGTCTTTCTGCAGGGTTGTGCCCTGCGCTGCAAATACTGCCACAACCCCGAAACGTGGAGCGCTGAGGGCGGCACGGAATGGTCTCCGGAGAAGCTGTTCCAGCACGTCTGGCGCTACCGCAATTACTGGGGCAAGAAGGGCGGCATCACCGTCAGCGGCGGCGAGCCGCTGCGGCAGATGGACTTCTTGATAAAATTCTTCCAGCTGGCGCGCGCCAAGGGGGTACACACCGCGCTGGACACGGCCGGTCAGCCGTTCCAGCCCGATGACCCCGCCTACCTGGCCGCCTTCGATACCCTGATGGCTTCCACCAGTCTGGTGATCCTGGATCTCAAGGAGATCGACCCGGAGAAGCACCGTCAGCTTACCGGCAGGGACAATGCCAACATCTTAGCCATGGCACGGCATATTTCCGATCTGGGCGTTCCGCTCTGGATCCGGCATGTGCTGGTGCCCGGCCTCACCGATAACGAGGAGGGCCTGCGCAGGACCGCAGATTTCATCCGCAGCCTGAAAACGGTGCAGCGGGTGGAGGTGCTCCCCTACCACACGCTGGGGCTGTTCAAGTGGCAGAAGCTGGGCATCTCCTATCCCCTGCCCGATGCTGTTCCCCCCACGGCGGAACAGGTCCGCCGGGCGGAGGAACTGCTGGAAGTGGCTAAGTACCCCGGCTGA
- a CDS encoding lysylphosphatidylglycerol synthase transmembrane domain-containing protein, with protein sequence MEQTNTPQQPSRKKAILSLLVLLALTCVVVFIFSSHWAEISTALAQLSFWQVLLVLAIGLTYPLLEGIVCWLIIRCRLPGFTLRRGLDAAFVGIFGNVVGLGAGAVPMESYYLYHCGLPLGPGVGLMTLQYVFHKTTVLLYATVMLLLQHRWLAANTSGVMHYLPAAYCVVALVIVTLVLLCVSPLVQRLARWAMGFLPKTEPWQTRREKWLEQLDTLATESRLLLADKGRCARILAVQTLKLFLMFTLPWFCIRFMGLSCGLSFWQVQLLTSLMLFLSNALPNVAGMGSIETAFLLVFSSFMTSGEAMSTLMLFRIASYYFVFAASAAGTFAAQKHLENS encoded by the coding sequence ATGGAACAGACCAACACCCCCCAGCAGCCCTCCCGCAAAAAGGCGATCCTTTCTCTGCTGGTGCTGCTGGCGCTGACCTGCGTTGTGGTTTTCATCTTCAGCAGCCACTGGGCCGAGATCTCGACCGCGCTGGCCCAGCTCTCCTTCTGGCAGGTGCTGCTGGTGCTGGCCATCGGCCTGACATACCCCCTGCTTGAGGGAATCGTCTGCTGGCTCATCATCCGCTGCCGCCTGCCGGGCTTCACCCTGCGGCGCGGCTTGGATGCCGCCTTTGTGGGCATCTTTGGCAACGTGGTCGGCCTGGGTGCCGGGGCTGTGCCCATGGAGTCCTACTATCTCTACCACTGCGGCCTGCCGCTGGGCCCCGGTGTGGGCCTGATGACCCTGCAATATGTATTCCACAAGACCACCGTTCTGCTCTATGCCACTGTGATGCTCCTGCTACAGCACCGTTGGCTCGCCGCCAACACCTCCGGCGTGATGCACTATCTGCCAGCCGCCTACTGCGTAGTGGCGCTGGTCATCGTGACGCTGGTGCTGCTCTGTGTCTCGCCGCTGGTGCAGCGGCTGGCCCGCTGGGCCATGGGCTTTCTGCCCAAAACAGAACCGTGGCAGACCCGCCGGGAAAAGTGGCTGGAGCAGCTGGACACTCTGGCCACCGAGAGCCGCCTCCTGCTGGCCGACAAGGGCCGCTGTGCCCGTATCCTTGCCGTGCAGACCCTCAAGCTGTTTCTGATGTTCACTCTGCCGTGGTTCTGCATCCGGTTCATGGGGCTTTCCTGCGGGCTGAGCTTCTGGCAGGTACAGCTGCTCACCAGCCTGATGCTCTTCCTTTCCAACGCCCTGCCCAATGTGGCAGGCATGGGCTCCATTGAAACAGCCTTTCTGCTGGTGTTCAGCAGCTTTATGACCAGCGGCGAGGCCATGAGCACCCTGATGCTCTTCCGCATCGCAAGCTACTATTTTGTGTTTGCCGCCAGCGCCGCAGGCACTTTTGCGGCGCAGAAGCATCTGGAGAACAGTTGA
- a CDS encoding precorrin-8X methylmutase, producing MIPQHHLPADIERTSLSIITAELEALGLTPPPETAAVVKRVIHTTADFDYAKNLRFTPGAVAAGVAALRAGTPIITDTNMALSGISKPALARLGGSALCYMADPEVARIAAETGTTRAVASMHRAAQEHPGAILAVGNAPTALLTIVEEIEAGLRPALVIAVPVGFVNVVESKEALFAACAANGVPAIAAMGRKGGSTVAAAVCNALVYSAAEMLDPAARGWK from the coding sequence ATGATCCCACAACATCATCTGCCCGCCGACATTGAGCGGACAAGCCTTTCCATCATCACGGCAGAGCTGGAAGCGTTGGGTCTGACCCCGCCGCCCGAGACTGCCGCTGTGGTCAAGCGGGTCATCCACACCACCGCCGACTTTGACTATGCGAAAAATCTGCGCTTTACGCCGGGGGCTGTGGCAGCAGGTGTGGCCGCTCTGCGGGCCGGGACTCCCATCATCACCGACACCAACATGGCGCTTTCGGGCATTTCCAAGCCTGCCCTTGCCCGGCTGGGCGGCAGTGCCCTCTGCTATATGGCGGACCCCGAGGTGGCGCGGATCGCAGCCGAGACCGGAACCACCCGGGCAGTGGCCTCCATGCACCGCGCGGCGCAGGAGCACCCCGGGGCCATTCTTGCAGTGGGCAATGCCCCTACCGCCCTGCTGACCATTGTGGAGGAGATCGAGGCCGGGCTGCGGCCTGCCCTGGTCATTGCCGTGCCGGTGGGCTTTGTGAATGTGGTGGAAAGCAAGGAAGCGCTGTTTGCCGCCTGTGCCGCCAACGGCGTGCCTGCCATCGCGGCCATGGGCCGCAAAGGCGGAAGCACCGTGGCCGCCGCAGTCTGCAACGCCCTGGTCTACTCCGCTGCCGAGATGCTGGACCCAGCGGCAAGAGGGTGGAAATAG
- the pflB gene encoding formate C-acetyltransferase: MINFEQWEGFEGRIWKEEVNVRDFIQKNYTPYDGDESFLAGPTEATNKLWGALQKLQKEERAKGGVLDMETEVVSSLTAYGPGYIDETLKDLEQIVGLQTDKPLKRAFMPYGGIKMAEQACTTYGYQPSEELHKIFTDYTRTHNQAVFDAYTPEMKAARHTHIITGLPDTYGRGRIVGDYRRVALYGIDALIKFKQEDFANCGDGTMTDDVIRLREEIARQINALKGMKKMAEAYGCDISQPAKNAKEACQWLYFGYLAAIKTQNGAAMSVGRISTFLDIYIQRDLENGTLTESQAQELIDHMVMKFRMVKFARIPSYNQLFSGDPVWATLEVGGIGMDGRSMVTKNCYRFLHTLENMGPAPEPNLTVLYSSALPENFKKYAAKVSINTSSVQYENDDVMKPVWGDDYSICCCVSATQTGKEMQFFGARANLAKCLLYAINGGVDEKSHEQCGPNYAPITSEYLNYDEVLPKYVQMLDWLAGLYVNVLNLIQYMHDKYYYEEAEMALIDTDVRRTFATGIAGFSHVIDSLSAIKYAKVKVVRDETGLATGYEVEGDFPKYGNDDDRADEIGVWLLRTFLEMIKKRHTYRNSEATTSILTITSNVVYGKYTGALPDGRAAFTPFAPGANPSYGAEQNGLLASLNSVAKLPYHWALDGISNTQTINPEALGHSEEERKENLVQVMDGYFDQGAHHLNVNVFGKEKLLDAMEHPEKEEYANFTIRVSGYAVKFIDLTREQQMDVISRTCHAAL, from the coding sequence ATGATCAATTTTGAACAGTGGGAAGGCTTTGAGGGCCGCATCTGGAAAGAGGAAGTCAATGTCCGCGACTTCATCCAGAAGAACTACACCCCCTACGATGGTGACGAGAGCTTTCTGGCCGGTCCCACCGAAGCCACCAATAAGCTGTGGGGTGCCCTGCAGAAGCTGCAGAAGGAAGAGCGCGCCAAGGGCGGCGTGCTGGACATGGAGACCGAAGTCGTCAGCAGCTTGACCGCTTACGGCCCCGGCTATATCGACGAGACCCTGAAGGATCTGGAGCAGATCGTCGGCCTGCAGACCGACAAGCCCCTGAAGCGTGCATTCATGCCCTACGGCGGCATCAAGATGGCAGAGCAGGCCTGCACCACCTACGGCTATCAGCCCAGCGAGGAGCTGCACAAGATCTTTACCGACTATACCCGCACCCACAATCAGGCTGTGTTCGATGCCTACACCCCTGAGATGAAGGCTGCCCGCCACACCCACATCATCACCGGCCTGCCCGACACCTACGGCCGCGGCCGCATCGTGGGCGACTACCGCCGCGTGGCCCTGTACGGCATCGATGCCCTGATCAAGTTCAAGCAGGAAGATTTCGCCAACTGCGGCGACGGCACCATGACCGATGACGTGATCCGCCTGCGCGAGGAGATCGCACGCCAGATCAACGCCCTGAAGGGCATGAAGAAGATGGCCGAGGCCTACGGCTGCGATATCTCCCAGCCCGCTAAGAACGCCAAGGAAGCCTGCCAGTGGCTGTACTTCGGCTACCTGGCCGCCATCAAGACCCAGAACGGCGCTGCCATGAGCGTGGGCCGTATCTCCACCTTCCTGGATATCTACATCCAGCGCGATCTGGAGAACGGCACCCTGACCGAGAGCCAGGCCCAGGAGCTGATCGACCACATGGTGATGAAGTTCCGCATGGTCAAGTTTGCCCGCATCCCCAGCTACAACCAGCTGTTCTCCGGCGACCCCGTGTGGGCCACCCTGGAAGTGGGCGGCATCGGCATGGACGGCCGCAGCATGGTCACCAAGAACTGCTACCGCTTCCTGCACACTCTGGAGAACATGGGCCCCGCACCGGAGCCGAACCTGACCGTTCTGTACTCCTCTGCCCTGCCCGAGAACTTCAAGAAGTACGCTGCCAAGGTGTCCATCAACACCAGCTCTGTCCAGTACGAGAACGATGATGTGATGAAGCCCGTTTGGGGCGATGATTACTCCATCTGCTGCTGCGTGTCTGCCACCCAGACCGGCAAGGAGATGCAGTTCTTTGGTGCCCGCGCCAACCTGGCAAAGTGCCTGCTGTACGCCATCAACGGCGGCGTGGACGAGAAGAGCCACGAGCAGTGCGGCCCCAACTACGCTCCCATCACCAGCGAGTACCTGAACTATGACGAGGTCCTGCCCAAGTATGTCCAGATGCTGGACTGGCTGGCCGGCCTGTACGTCAACGTGCTGAACCTGATCCAGTATATGCATGACAAGTACTACTACGAGGAAGCTGAGATGGCCCTGATCGACACCGATGTGCGCCGCACCTTTGCCACCGGCATTGCAGGCTTCTCCCACGTCATCGACTCCCTGAGCGCCATCAAGTACGCCAAGGTCAAGGTCGTGCGCGATGAAACCGGCCTGGCCACCGGCTATGAGGTGGAGGGCGACTTCCCCAAGTACGGCAACGATGACGACCGTGCCGATGAGATCGGCGTTTGGCTGCTGCGCACCTTCCTGGAGATGATCAAGAAGCGCCACACCTACCGCAACTCCGAGGCTACCACCTCCATCCTGACCATCACCTCCAACGTGGTGTACGGCAAGTACACCGGTGCTCTGCCCGATGGCCGTGCCGCCTTTACCCCCTTTGCACCCGGTGCAAACCCCAGCTACGGTGCGGAGCAGAACGGCCTGCTGGCTTCCCTGAACTCTGTTGCCAAGCTGCCCTACCACTGGGCTCTGGACGGCATCTCCAACACCCAGACCATCAACCCCGAGGCTCTGGGCCACAGCGAGGAGGAGCGCAAGGAGAACCTGGTGCAGGTGATGGACGGCTACTTCGATCAGGGTGCACACCACCTGAACGTGAACGTGTTCGGCAAGGAGAAGCTGCTGGATGCCATGGAGCACCCCGAAAAGGAAGAATACGCCAACTTCACCATCCGCGTCTCCGGCTATGCGGTCAAGTTCATCGACCTGACCCGCGAGCAGCAGATGGACGTGATCTCCCGCACCTGCCATGCCGCACTGTGA